The Cupriavidus nantongensis genome has a segment encoding these proteins:
- a CDS encoding YncE family protein codes for MKKNTLVALAISLGAPLASAAPQPQDRVYTADQNSNTVSVIDPAANRLLGQIRLGNARPDVLSPLYKGELNVHGLGFSPDHRTLIAVSNGSNSVAFIDTATNRVKGIAYIGRSPHEGFFTADGKEVWVVVRGEDYISVIDPATFRETRRIPTTAGPGMVLFHPAGKLAFVVSSFNPVVDVIDVKARKVVKRLDVASPFSPFLQFTPDFREVWMTHKDVGKVTRIDTEKLAVKGVFDTGFITNHLAFARTARGTLAYVTVGGENVVKVFTTDATPTLVATIPVGALPHGIWAADDGSRVYVGLENGDAVDVIDTADNRVTARVPVGQAPQALVYVSNAVPNGAGTANLVPRANTEPLNVALKPVRGGDAKGFVVARNLGVVDALEVSLFKLKPETQYSVYVGAHKTPVASFRTNPAGMANGTAIGPLREVVPTLSPQAPSPVQLVVMEGNAPPDPANAVLVSAP; via the coding sequence ATGAAGAAGAACACGCTTGTCGCCCTCGCCATCTCGCTCGGCGCACCACTGGCCAGCGCCGCCCCGCAACCGCAGGACCGCGTCTACACCGCCGACCAGAACAGCAACACCGTGTCGGTGATCGACCCCGCCGCCAACAGGCTGCTCGGCCAGATCCGGCTTGGCAATGCACGGCCCGATGTGCTGTCGCCGCTGTACAAGGGCGAACTCAATGTACATGGTCTGGGTTTTTCCCCGGACCACCGGACGCTGATCGCCGTCTCCAATGGCTCCAACTCGGTCGCGTTCATCGATACCGCCACCAACCGCGTCAAGGGCATCGCCTATATCGGCCGCTCGCCGCACGAGGGCTTCTTTACCGCTGATGGCAAAGAGGTATGGGTGGTGGTGCGCGGCGAGGACTACATCTCGGTCATCGATCCCGCCACGTTCCGCGAAACCCGCCGAATCCCGACCACGGCCGGGCCAGGCATGGTGCTGTTCCATCCGGCGGGCAAGCTTGCCTTCGTCGTGTCGAGTTTCAATCCGGTGGTCGATGTGATCGACGTCAAGGCCCGCAAGGTGGTGAAGCGGCTTGACGTGGCCAGCCCGTTCTCGCCCTTCCTGCAATTCACGCCGGACTTCAGGGAAGTCTGGATGACGCACAAGGACGTGGGCAAGGTCACGCGCATCGATACCGAGAAGCTTGCGGTAAAGGGCGTGTTCGATACCGGCTTTATCACCAACCACCTCGCTTTCGCCCGCACCGCGCGCGGCACGCTCGCCTACGTGACGGTCGGGGGCGAGAACGTGGTGAAGGTGTTCACCACCGACGCCACCCCCACGCTGGTCGCGACCATTCCCGTCGGCGCGCTGCCGCATGGCATCTGGGCGGCGGACGATGGCTCGCGCGTCTATGTCGGCCTGGAAAACGGCGATGCGGTCGATGTGATCGACACCGCCGACAACCGCGTCACCGCGCGCGTGCCGGTGGGCCAGGCGCCGCAGGCGCTGGTCTATGTCAGCAACGCCGTGCCCAACGGCGCCGGCACCGCCAACCTGGTTCCGAGGGCGAACACCGAGCCGCTCAACGTTGCGCTCAAGCCGGTCCGCGGCGGCGACGCCAAAGGCTTTGTCGTGGCGCGCAACCTGGGCGTGGTCGACGCGCTCGAGGTCTCGCTGTTCAAGCTGAAGCCGGAAACGCAATACAGCGTCTACGTGGGCGCGCACAAGACGCCGGTGGCAAGCTTCAGGACCAACCCGGCCGGCATGGCCAACGGCACCGCGATCGGGCCGCTGCGCGAGGTGGTGCCGACGCTGTCGCCGCAGGCGCCGTCACCGGTGCAGCTGGTGGTGATGGAGGGCAACGCGCCGCCGGACCCGGCCAACGCGGTACTGGTCAGCGCGCCGTGA
- the phnE gene encoding phosphonate ABC transporter, permease protein PhnE, which translates to MTVSATPGLPPTPRSHVRPPRTPLAVPLTWAVLLAMLALSWQGADMRPLDLLRDSDNMARFAADFFPPDFRDWRHYLDEMLVTVQIALWGTALSVVMAVPLGLLCSANIVPAWVYQPARRIMDACRAINEMVFAMLFIVAVGLGPFAGVLAIWIHTTGVLAKLFAEAVEAIDPRPVEGVRATGAGPVEEIVYGVIPQVLPLWLSFALYRFESNVRSASVVGIVGAGGIGTVLWEIIRSFQYGQTCAVMIIIIVFVSAIDILSAQIRKVLV; encoded by the coding sequence ATGACCGTCTCCGCCACGCCAGGCCTGCCTCCCACGCCCCGAAGCCATGTGCGCCCGCCGCGCACGCCCCTTGCCGTGCCGCTGACCTGGGCGGTGCTGCTGGCCATGCTGGCCCTGTCGTGGCAAGGCGCCGACATGCGCCCGCTCGACCTGCTGCGCGATTCCGACAACATGGCCAGGTTCGCGGCCGATTTCTTCCCGCCCGATTTCCGCGACTGGCGCCACTACCTGGACGAGATGCTGGTCACGGTGCAGATCGCGCTGTGGGGCACGGCGCTGTCGGTCGTGATGGCGGTGCCGCTGGGGCTGCTGTGCTCGGCCAATATCGTGCCGGCCTGGGTCTACCAGCCCGCGCGCCGCATCATGGATGCGTGCCGCGCCATCAATGAGATGGTGTTCGCGATGCTGTTTATCGTCGCCGTCGGGCTGGGCCCGTTCGCCGGCGTGCTGGCGATCTGGATCCACACCACCGGCGTGCTGGCCAAGCTGTTTGCCGAAGCGGTCGAAGCCATCGACCCGCGCCCGGTCGAAGGCGTGCGCGCCACCGGCGCCGGCCCGGTCGAGGAAATCGTCTACGGCGTGATTCCGCAGGTGCTGCCGCTGTGGCTGTCGTTCGCGCTGTACCGCTTCGAGTCCAACGTGCGTTCGGCGTCGGTGGTGGGCATCGTCGGCGCCGGCGGCATCGGCACCGTGCTGTGGGAAATCATCCGCAGCTTCCAGTACGGGCAGACCTGCGCGGTGATGATCATCATCATCGTATTTGTCTCGGCCATCGACATCCTGTCGGCCCAGATCCGCAAGGTGCTGGTCTGA
- a CDS encoding DUF305 domain-containing protein — MQRSSLPHGAAAARVIAALCLSAASLAAPAQNAHPHPHHATAPPPFVASTAKPYATLIDDAMNVMHHGMTQAPTNGFPDHDFVAMMIPHHQGAIDMAKALLLYGKDPALRNLAQGIITEQQNEIRLMQAWLQRHQAQPSQVTPR; from the coding sequence ATGCAACGGAGTTCCTTACCCCATGGCGCCGCCGCGGCACGCGTCATCGCGGCCCTGTGCCTGTCGGCTGCAAGCCTTGCCGCGCCGGCCCAGAACGCACACCCGCATCCGCATCACGCGACGGCACCGCCTCCCTTCGTCGCCAGTACCGCCAAGCCCTATGCCACCCTGATCGACGACGCCATGAACGTAATGCACCACGGCATGACGCAGGCCCCCACCAACGGCTTCCCCGACCATGACTTCGTCGCCATGATGATCCCGCACCACCAGGGCGCGATCGACATGGCCAAGGCGCTGCTGCTGTACGGCAAGGATCCGGCGCTGCGCAACCTGGCGCAGGGCATCATCACCGAGCAGCAGAACGAGATTCGGCTGATGCAGGCGTGGCTGCAGCGCCACCAGGCCCAGCCATCGCAGGTCACGCCGCGCTGA
- a CDS encoding DUF1045 domain-containing protein — MTQTAYRYAIYLSPSGPLAIFGNHWLGRDADTGATLPAPSDLPAAPPEWIKAPAHYGLHATLKPPFRLAEGANGAMVDAAARDLARRQAPFDAPLALRALRGFVAWTLAEASPPMQALADACVLAFDPLRAPPSAQELARRAPDQLSDEERRMLDAWGYPYVFGTFVFHITLTGMLDAASQRAAIAQLEAASGKLLQAPLHVDRISIFVQPAPGEDFVVGRHYGFDGSTAYGAGAAYLDA; from the coding sequence ATGACCCAAACCGCGTACCGTTACGCCATCTACCTGTCGCCATCCGGCCCCCTGGCTATCTTCGGCAATCATTGGCTGGGGCGCGACGCCGACACCGGGGCCACGCTGCCCGCGCCCTCCGACCTGCCGGCCGCGCCGCCCGAGTGGATCAAGGCGCCGGCCCACTACGGCCTGCATGCCACCCTGAAGCCGCCGTTCCGGCTTGCCGAAGGCGCCAACGGCGCGATGGTCGATGCCGCCGCGCGGGATCTTGCGCGCCGGCAAGCGCCGTTCGACGCACCGCTGGCGCTGCGCGCGCTGCGGGGCTTTGTCGCATGGACGCTTGCGGAGGCCTCGCCGCCGATGCAGGCGCTGGCCGATGCCTGCGTGCTGGCCTTCGATCCCTTGCGCGCGCCGCCGTCGGCGCAGGAGCTGGCCAGGCGCGCGCCGGACCAGCTGAGCGATGAAGAGCGCCGCATGCTCGACGCATGGGGCTACCCGTATGTGTTCGGCACCTTCGTGTTCCATATCACGCTGACCGGCATGCTCGATGCCGCCAGCCAGCGCGCCGCGATCGCGCAGCTCGAAGCGGCCAGCGGCAAGCTGCTGCAGGCGCCGCTGCATGTGGACCGCATCAGCATCTTCGTGCAGCCGGCCCCGGGCGAGGACTTTGTCGTCGGCCGCCATTACGGCTTCGACGGCAGCACCGCGTACGGCGCCGGCGCGGCGTACCTGGACGCATGA
- the phnD gene encoding phosphonate ABC transporter substrate-binding protein — MLRRTFIAVAATATAAVALPALPAFAQEAKSLNIGFISTESSSNLKTAWQPLIDDLSKALGVPVKPFFASDYAGIIEGMRFNKVQIAWFGNKSAMEAVDRASGEVFASVIDKDGNPGYWSVLVVNKDSDLKSVEDVIRRGKDLTYGAGDPNSTSGTAVPGFYLWNANKVEPKTLFKAVRIGNHETNLLSVLNKQVDVAVNNTENMERYRINTGKNAYDQVRVLWKSPLIPADPMVYRKDLAPELKKKIQTFFVNYGKGTDAAREKQVLAALTYQGFRASNDAQLVPIRQIELAREKAKIESDTTLAAADKEKRLSEVTRRLAELDKAAGSAGSTQ; from the coding sequence ATGCTTCGCAGAACCTTTATCGCCGTCGCGGCCACGGCCACGGCCGCGGTTGCCCTGCCCGCCCTGCCCGCCTTTGCCCAGGAGGCCAAAAGCCTGAACATCGGCTTTATCTCGACCGAGTCGTCGTCGAACCTGAAAACCGCGTGGCAGCCGCTGATCGATGACCTGAGCAAGGCCCTGGGCGTGCCCGTCAAGCCGTTCTTCGCCTCCGACTATGCCGGCATCATCGAAGGCATGCGCTTCAACAAGGTGCAGATCGCGTGGTTTGGCAACAAGTCGGCGATGGAAGCGGTGGACCGCGCCAGCGGCGAGGTGTTTGCGTCGGTGATCGACAAGGACGGCAACCCGGGGTACTGGTCGGTGCTGGTGGTCAACAAGGACAGCGACCTGAAAAGCGTCGAGGACGTGATCAGGCGCGGCAAGGACCTGACCTACGGCGCCGGCGACCCGAACTCCACCTCGGGCACGGCGGTGCCGGGCTTCTACCTGTGGAACGCCAACAAGGTCGAGCCGAAGACGCTGTTCAAGGCCGTGCGCATCGGCAATCATGAAACCAACCTGCTGTCGGTGCTGAACAAGCAGGTCGACGTGGCCGTCAACAACACCGAGAACATGGAGCGCTACCGCATCAACACGGGCAAGAACGCCTATGACCAGGTGCGCGTGCTGTGGAAGTCGCCGCTGATCCCGGCCGACCCGATGGTCTACCGCAAGGACCTGGCGCCCGAACTGAAGAAGAAGATCCAGACCTTCTTCGTCAACTACGGCAAGGGCACCGACGCCGCGCGCGAAAAGCAGGTGCTGGCCGCGCTGACTTACCAGGGCTTCCGCGCGTCGAACGATGCGCAGCTGGTGCCGATCCGCCAGATCGAGCTGGCGCGCGAAAAGGCCAAGATCGAATCCGACACCACGCTGGCCGCCGCCGACAAGGAAAAGCGCCTGTCCGAAGTGACCCGCCGCCTGGCGGAGCTGGACAAGGCCGCCGGCAGCGCCGGCAGCACGCAGTAA
- a CDS encoding cache domain-containing protein — protein sequence MRTVTLSAAFMLVVFLLVTWMVSYQMVSHSRQDRKQVQAVYVASKEKELRHYVELGHATLTRIAQGSGEEAALQQQVIAALSRMHFGNDGYFFVYDRLGNVLLNPGSMGIDGVDFCDPADTGSDQARMLIKQAQAGGGIVRYNWIKPSSRTEAPKMSYVRTADKWGWIIGAGLYMDDIERELATFDANAARTLRDTQIRLTAFAIGSVMLISLAGLAWNLRNSRISGEKLRRLARRVVSSQEEERARVARELHDGVVQVLVSSKYLLETAQVHLEQDPGTAPDKDHPPSRRHAPQALLAQGLGRLQEALVEIRRVSHGLHPALLSDLGLAAALRMLVEQLHPPRAVEVRFIEQGTVPTLSQAQRTALFRVAQEALNNALTHAQAGRVQVRLAGSGHHVALTIEDDGHGFDLNKVRADGKGGIGLRNMRERIESLEGSDFAVHTGPAGTRVEARLRLPAPAPAPATQTRTTTRRGRRLGHHSPARRPAA from the coding sequence ATGAGAACGGTCACCCTGTCGGCGGCCTTCATGCTGGTGGTGTTTCTGCTGGTGACCTGGATGGTTTCGTACCAGATGGTCAGCCATTCCCGGCAGGACCGCAAACAGGTCCAGGCCGTCTACGTCGCCAGCAAGGAAAAGGAGCTGCGCCACTACGTCGAACTCGGACACGCGACCCTGACCCGCATCGCCCAGGGCAGCGGCGAGGAAGCCGCGCTGCAGCAGCAGGTGATTGCCGCGCTGTCGCGCATGCACTTCGGCAATGACGGCTACTTCTTTGTCTACGACCGTCTCGGCAACGTGCTGCTGAACCCGGGCAGCATGGGCATCGACGGGGTCGATTTCTGCGACCCGGCCGATACCGGCAGCGACCAGGCCAGGATGCTGATCAAGCAGGCGCAAGCCGGCGGCGGCATTGTCCGCTACAACTGGATCAAGCCATCCTCGCGTACCGAGGCGCCCAAGATGTCGTATGTCAGGACCGCCGACAAATGGGGCTGGATCATCGGCGCCGGCCTCTACATGGACGACATCGAGCGCGAACTGGCCACGTTCGATGCCAACGCCGCGCGCACGCTGCGCGATACGCAGATCCGGCTGACCGCTTTCGCGATCGGCTCGGTCATGCTGATCAGCCTGGCCGGACTGGCCTGGAACCTGCGCAATTCGCGCATCTCCGGCGAGAAGCTGCGGCGCCTGGCGCGGCGCGTGGTGAGTTCGCAGGAAGAGGAACGCGCCCGCGTCGCGCGCGAGCTGCATGATGGCGTGGTGCAGGTGCTGGTGTCGTCCAAGTACCTGCTGGAGACCGCGCAGGTGCATCTGGAACAGGACCCAGGCACCGCCCCGGACAAGGACCACCCGCCATCGCGCCGCCACGCGCCGCAGGCACTGCTGGCGCAGGGCCTGGGCCGCCTGCAGGAAGCGCTGGTCGAGATCCGGCGCGTCTCGCACGGGTTGCATCCGGCCTTGCTGAGCGACCTGGGGCTGGCCGCCGCGCTGCGCATGCTGGTCGAGCAGCTGCACCCGCCGCGCGCCGTCGAGGTGCGCTTCATCGAGCAGGGCACCGTCCCCACGCTGTCGCAGGCCCAGCGCACCGCGCTGTTCCGGGTCGCGCAGGAGGCCTTGAACAACGCCCTTACGCATGCACAGGCGGGCCGGGTCCAGGTCAGGCTGGCCGGCAGCGGCCATCACGTCGCGCTGACGATCGAGGACGACGGCCATGGCTTCGACCTGAACAAGGTCCGCGCCGACGGCAAGGGCGGCATCGGCCTGCGCAATATGCGCGAGCGCATCGAAAGCCTGGAAGGCAGCGACTTCGCCGTGCACACCGGTCCCGCCGGCACGCGCGTCGAGGCCCGCCTGCGCCTGCCGGCGCCAGCGCCCGCGCCCGCAACCCAGACCAGGACCACAACCCGGCGCGGACGACGCCTGGGCCATCATTCCCCCGCCAGGAGGCCTGCCGCATGA
- the ampC gene encoding class C beta-lactamase: protein MNQTLQKAMHAIAAAAALLGGASAHAAERVDAAALKRVVDAAIQPVMQAHDVPGMAVTVTAGGKQYDFHYGVAAKREGRKVDADTLFEIGSVSKTFTATLAAYAQARGDLSLTDNAAKYLPQLAGSSVGATSLLDLGTYAAGGLPLQFPEGVTDTGKMVDYFRDWRPRYAPGTHRQYSNPSIGLFGYLAARSMGQPFEVLMEKTLFPALGLRSTYITVPQARMKDYAYGYTKDGKAVRVTPGVLDAEAYGVKTTSADMMCFVMANIDGSGLDQTLQRALATTRTGYFKVGDMVQGLAWEMYAWPAQRDSVLAGSSQQVVFEANPVARLEPPQAARSAMLVNKTGSTNGFGAYVAYVPSQRIGIVMLANKNYPVAERVKAGFKVLQYLDGRPVGEGKQP from the coding sequence ATGAACCAAACTCTTCAAAAGGCAATGCATGCCATTGCCGCCGCCGCGGCGCTGCTTGGCGGCGCCAGTGCCCATGCTGCCGAGCGTGTCGATGCGGCCGCGCTCAAACGCGTCGTCGACGCGGCGATCCAGCCGGTGATGCAGGCGCACGATGTGCCGGGCATGGCCGTGACCGTCACGGCCGGCGGCAAGCAGTACGACTTCCACTACGGCGTCGCCGCCAAGAGAGAAGGACGCAAGGTCGACGCCGATACGCTGTTCGAGATCGGCTCGGTCAGCAAAACCTTCACCGCGACGCTGGCCGCCTATGCGCAGGCCCGCGGCGACCTGTCGCTGACCGACAATGCGGCGAAATACCTGCCGCAACTCGCGGGCAGCAGCGTGGGCGCGACCAGCCTGCTGGACCTGGGCACGTACGCGGCCGGCGGGCTGCCGCTGCAGTTTCCGGAGGGCGTCACCGATACCGGCAAGATGGTCGATTATTTCCGCGACTGGCGTCCCCGCTACGCCCCAGGCACCCACCGGCAATACTCGAATCCCAGCATCGGCCTGTTCGGCTACCTGGCCGCGCGCAGCATGGGGCAGCCGTTCGAGGTGCTGATGGAGAAAACGCTGTTCCCCGCGCTGGGGCTGCGCAGCACCTACATCACGGTGCCGCAGGCGCGCATGAAGGACTATGCCTATGGCTACACCAAGGACGGCAAGGCGGTCCGCGTCACGCCCGGCGTGCTGGATGCCGAGGCCTACGGCGTGAAAACCACGTCGGCCGACATGATGTGCTTCGTCATGGCCAATATCGACGGCAGCGGGCTGGACCAGACCCTGCAGCGCGCGCTGGCCACCACCCGCACCGGTTACTTCAAGGTCGGCGACATGGTGCAGGGACTGGCGTGGGAAATGTACGCATGGCCGGCGCAGCGCGACAGCGTGCTGGCCGGCAGCTCGCAGCAGGTGGTGTTCGAGGCCAACCCGGTGGCGCGACTGGAGCCGCCGCAGGCGGCGCGCAGCGCCATGCTGGTCAACAAGACCGGCTCGACCAATGGCTTCGGCGCCTATGTCGCCTACGTGCCATCGCAGCGCATCGGCATCGTGATGCTGGCAAACAAGAACTACCCGGTCGCGGAGCGGGTGAAGGCGGGGTTCAAGGTACTGCAGTATCTGGACGGACGGCCGGTGGGGGAGGGGAAGCAGCCTTGA
- the phnN gene encoding phosphonate metabolism protein/1,5-bisphosphokinase (PRPP-forming) PhnN has product MSAAIVADGNGLFYLMGPSGSGKDSLLRALRERLGADHRIVIAHRYITRAADANEASVALTPEEFHRRRALGCLALDWHSHGLHYGIGIEIEQWLARGLTVIVNGSREYLPQAVARYPRLCAVHVRVRPEVLAARLRQRGREAEDAIAKRLARARQAFAVPAGCRLVEIDNSGGLECAVAALADLLGAAPAAGREA; this is encoded by the coding sequence ATGAGCGCGGCAATCGTGGCCGACGGAAACGGCCTGTTCTACCTGATGGGTCCGTCCGGCAGCGGCAAGGACTCGCTGCTGCGCGCGCTGCGCGAGCGCCTGGGCGCGGACCACCGCATTGTCATCGCCCATCGCTACATCACCCGCGCCGCCGACGCCAACGAGGCCTCGGTGGCGCTGACGCCCGAGGAGTTCCACCGCCGCCGCGCGCTGGGCTGCCTGGCGCTGGACTGGCACAGCCACGGCCTGCACTACGGCATCGGCATCGAGATCGAGCAGTGGCTGGCGCGCGGGCTGACGGTGATCGTCAACGGCTCGCGCGAGTACCTGCCGCAGGCGGTGGCACGCTACCCCAGGCTGTGCGCGGTACACGTGCGGGTGCGGCCGGAGGTGCTGGCCGCGCGGCTGCGCCAGCGCGGACGCGAAGCGGAAGACGCGATTGCGAAACGGCTGGCCCGCGCGCGGCAGGCGTTCGCCGTGCCGGCGGGGTGCCGGCTGGTCGAGATCGACAACAGCGGCGGGCTGGAGTGCGCGGTGGCGGCGCTGGCGGACCTGCTGGGCGCCGCGCCTGCGGCGGGGCGGGAGGCCTGA
- the phnC gene encoding phosphonate ABC transporter ATP-binding protein has translation MTHAIEVRGLSKSFRADRKALDDVTLQVAPGEMVALLGASGSGKSTLLRHVAGFVTGDAGAGEILVNGRHVQRNGRLAGNVRQVRREIGFVFQQFNLVGRLPVITNVLVGMLARVPKWRGLLRMFKADEIRSGLDALAQVGIDDYAFQRASTLSGGQQQRAAIARTLVQNASVILADEPIASLDPESSRRVMSLLRQINRTRKVAVVVSLHQVDVAMRYCPRVVALRHGKVVYDGPSAALTPAMLRDLYGTEADELLRDAAPEDDDNAAPMPAPALVTMNLAAA, from the coding sequence ATGACGCACGCAATTGAAGTCCGCGGGCTGAGCAAATCGTTCCGTGCGGACCGCAAGGCGCTTGACGATGTCACGCTGCAGGTCGCACCGGGCGAAATGGTCGCGCTGCTGGGCGCGTCCGGATCCGGCAAGTCTACGCTGCTGCGCCACGTGGCCGGCTTTGTCACCGGCGACGCTGGCGCGGGCGAGATCCTGGTCAACGGCCGCCACGTGCAGCGCAACGGCCGCCTGGCCGGCAACGTACGCCAGGTACGGCGCGAGATCGGCTTCGTGTTCCAGCAGTTCAACCTGGTGGGACGCCTGCCGGTGATCACCAATGTGCTGGTCGGCATGCTGGCGCGCGTACCGAAGTGGCGCGGGCTGCTGCGCATGTTCAAGGCCGATGAAATCCGCAGCGGGCTCGATGCGCTTGCGCAAGTTGGTATAGACGACTATGCCTTTCAGCGCGCCTCGACGCTGTCGGGCGGTCAGCAGCAGCGCGCCGCGATTGCGCGCACGCTGGTGCAGAACGCCAGCGTGATCCTGGCCGACGAGCCGATCGCCTCGCTCGATCCGGAATCCTCGCGCCGCGTGATGTCGCTGCTCAGGCAGATCAACCGCACGCGCAAGGTGGCGGTGGTGGTGTCGCTGCACCAGGTGGACGTGGCCATGCGCTACTGCCCGCGCGTGGTCGCGCTGCGCCACGGCAAGGTGGTCTATGACGGCCCCTCGGCCGCGCTGACGCCGGCCATGCTGCGCGACCTCTACGGCACCGAGGCCGACGAACTGCTGCGCGATGCCGCGCCCGAAGACGACGACAACGCCGCGCCGATGCCGGCGCCGGCGCTGGTCACGATGAACCTGGCGGCCGCCTGA